The following proteins are co-located in the Poecile atricapillus isolate bPoeAtr1 chromosome 2, bPoeAtr1.hap1, whole genome shotgun sequence genome:
- the MSANTD3 gene encoding myb/SANT-like DNA-binding domain-containing protein 3: MQNEIIKPAKYFSEVEKSVLLALVEKYKYVLECKKSDARTIALKQRTWQALAHEYNSQPSVSLRDFKQLKKCWENIKARTKKIMAHERREKVKRSISPLINTHIVGKEKIAGIMPEQMYFLQSPPEEDSEYQPDASSQESFVVSNRELCDEDKEMVHFPVCEGTSQPEPSCSDIRIAADKNYRSKASQESALKKMHEEEHHQQMSILQLQLIQMNEVHVAKIQQIERECEMAEEEHRIKMEVLNKKKMYWERKLQTITKEWPVSSYNRPFPNSP, translated from the exons ATGCAAAACGAAATAATAAAGCCTGCTAAATACTTCTCAGAAGTGGAGAAGAGTGTGCTGCTTGCCTTAgttgaaaaatacaaatacgTGCTTGAATGTAAAAAAAGCGATGCAAGAACTATTGCTCTGAAACAACGCACCTGGCAAGCACTAGCTCATGAATATAATTCACAGCCCAGTGTATCACTGCGAGACTTCAAACAATTAAAGAAATGCTGGGAAAATATCAAGGCACGGACAAAAAAGATAATGGCACATGAAAGGCGGGAGAAGGTAAAAAGAAGTATTAGCCCACTTATAAATACTCACATCGTAGGGAAAGAGAAGATTGCTGGCATAATGCCTGAGCAAATGTACTTTTTGCAGAGCCCACCAGAAGAAGACTCTGAATATCAGCCTGATGCTTCTAGTCAAG AGTCGTTTGTTGTGTCAAACAGAGAACTTTGTGATGAAGACAAAGAGATGGTACATTTTCCAGTATGTGAAGGTACCTCCCAGCCTGAGCCTTCATGTTCTGATATCAGAATAGCAGCAGATAAGAACTACAGAAGTAAAGCATCTCAGGAGAGTGCTCTGAAAAAGATGCATGAGGAAGAGCATCATCAGCAAATGTCAATTTTGCAACTCCAGTTAATCCAAATGAATGAAGTCCATGTGGCAAAGATACAGCAAATAGAAAGAGAGTGTGAGATGGCTGAAGAAGAGCACAGGATAAAAATGGAAGtgctaaataaaaagaaaatgtattggGAGAGAAAACTGCAGACCATTACAAAAGAATGGCCTGTATCATCCTATAACAGACCCTTTCCTAATTCACCTTAG